The DNA region aaatgaaaaacacctgCTGTAAAGCATAGCCGTGCTGCCATCACGTGGATGGCGCTCTGGGTCTCTCGCTTTCTGTGTTCTGGTGCAATTAATGTACTAACAACTTTGACAGTGACAGAATAAATCTGGCCAAGCACAGCTATGCAGCTATTATGAGGCTCCAATGAGCACAGATTAATAGTGAAAGATGTTCTTAAATTCCTTTGAGGCAACCACAATAAGCTGTTGGCCAGCAGTGGCACCAAACACCTCTGACATGAAAGGCTGGAGCGAGTTCCACCTAATTTAGGATGAGGCTTTTCAGTTTAACCTTGCCTCATTCTGCTGTAATGAGGACCGTGACACAGCCAGCCTCATCTTTTCCTGCCACCTGGACACCCACATGGTTTTTTAGAAACAATTACAGTAAACTGTATGCAGCTGGAAACTACATGTGCAAGGACATCACCTTCTCTGACTGgaactgctggcagcagctcagttctcCTGTGGCAGAGATCAAATATAAAACATTCAGCCAGTAATTACAGTAGCTTCTCAGTCCCCTACAGTGCAAAAATTGAACTGCTGCTGATTCAGGGGCTACATTTCCAAAATGGCTGAGAGATGTtcacttagaaaaaaaaggagctaTGCAAAGTGGAGCTAGAAAAGGATAGGCTCCAAGTTACATTTCCCAAGTTACATTTCACCCTCTGGGCATTTCTAACTGCTGTTTCAAACACGCTTTGTCTGTGTGAAGGTGTGCAGTGTGTCAGATGAAGCTAGGGAAACTCAGCAAACAGCAGTGTGCTGCTTGAGCGCTAAGGAACAGAGCTCTGGACTGCTGCCTGTGAGCAATGCATGTACTCAGGCAGTGGGGGGAGGCAGTCAGTGCTCCCCTCTGAGAGGGCAAGAATCATCAGTGCAGACTCACCACTGCTGCTGCCATGGCTGCGGTCTGTGCTGCGATGGCAGTTCCCTTCTTGGCATTCTGGAAGCCTTCTGTGCCACAGGATGTACGGGCAAACGGCCTGTTGTCAAAGCTGACCACTTGGATGTGGGTGCTACAGAAGGAGAGgggcaaaagaaagaagcaagctaaaccaaagctttattttccagtttcttctcgCTCACCTTACTGGCACGGCTCGCCACAGGATCCCTGTGTCCCTTCTCCAAGCCACCTTAACTCAGCACTCCCTTTCGAGGTATCCCACTTACACGAACCCCCTGCAGAAACCGCCCAGCAGTGACCTTCTGGTCACTTGAGAGAATCTGAGTGAGCTGGCAAAACCTTTCTGAATAAGGTATACTTTATCCAGGTACACCTCAGATACCGCTTAGCCCTTTCAGACTCACCTCTCACTGTGAGCATTTTACCTCTTCCATTTCTtaagaaaatgcacaaaacatTTCTAGAACTTGAAAGAGctttaagaaacagtaaaatacCACACTAGGGATCACTAATGAAACACAACCATCTCTCGTGGAGAATATGAGAATTTTTTCAACAGCTGTACAGCAATAGTGCTAGAGCAGAGGGCTGGAAGTAACCTGCCATTAAAGCCATCAGCATCTAATTATTTGTATGAGAATGTGGTCAAAACATGTAACAGCAATCTTTTTGCTGTTAAAGACACTATAAGGACAGTTATGCTTCCTGAACGGCAGTGAGGTATGAATTCAGTATTATTATCTTCCCAGTCATGAACACCACTCCcctggcttttttcctttgagcCTTTTGATCAAAACAATGACTGGCCAAAGCCCGGGTATGTtataagcttttattttgcatGAGAGCAGGAATGGAGCAGCTCATTTGCTTACTTGTTGTACGTAGCTTTGATGTGAGCTATTGGGATCTCTTCATAGATCTTTCCATCCCATCTCATGGAGTTCCTCTGCAGGATTAACGGGCTGAGGAGCAAAACAGGAGTTATCAGGCACTCACACTTTAAattttgcaaagttttatttcatattgggaaagaaagaagggatcAAGTCTCCAAAAGACACAAGCTGCGTTTGTGATTGAGTCAAAccacttcctttccttcctcGGCTGAAAAACCACCGGAGGCGATAAAACCTCCCAGCAAGACGCAAATAGCAGAGCCCTCCCGGCGCGGCCTGTCCGTCTCACCTCAGGTCGGTCGCGCTCTGGTCCTCCACCTCCTtcgcggccgccgcctccgcgaGGTCCTGCAGCCGCAGGGGGCCGGTGTGTAGGCCGCGGCACAGGGTGGCAGTACGGCCCCTGCGGGAAAGAAACGGCAGCCGGCGGTGAGGGTGCCGGCGGTGAGGGTGCCGGCACCTCCCCCGGGcgctggctgggggggggagccCAACAGGGCCTCCCGTGCCGGCCGCCATCGCTGGGCGGGAGGGCCCCGGCGGTCAGCCCCGAGCGAGGATGGCCCGGCACGGTCTTCCCCCCTC from Mycteria americana isolate JAX WOST 10 ecotype Jacksonville Zoo and Gardens chromosome 6, USCA_MyAme_1.0, whole genome shotgun sequence includes:
- the MRPS11 gene encoding small ribosomal subunit protein uS11m, with the translated sequence MSAALAVTWQRLLGAAWGGRTATLCRGLHTGPLRLQDLAEAAAAKEVEDQSATDLSPLILQRNSMRWDGKIYEEIPIAHIKATYNNTHIQVVSFDNRPFARTSCGTEGFQNAKKGTAIAAQTAAMAAAVKARGKGVLHVRVMVKGLGPGRKAAIKGLTMGGLEVISITDNTPVPHNGCRPRKARRM